In Buchnera aphidicola (Aphis aurantii), one DNA window encodes the following:
- the rnb gene encoding exoribonuclease II → MFQNNPLLEQLKKKLNQKTPRVEGIVKSTERGFGFLEIDAQKSYFIPPKNMKKVMHGDKISALLKMEKDREIVDPETLIEPFLKRFVGKIEKKNNQLFILPDYPFLKDSIVIFYPKNNYINLFETGDWVVANLVKHKLNGHSIFCAELIEKIVKKNDPLTPWWVTLSRYNLEKKAPLIEQKDFLLKDQFNRKDLTHLDFITIDNFNTKDIDDALFIKETNNGQFFLTVAIADPTSYIELGSKLDIAAYERGFTNYLPGFNIPMLPRELSENICSLIPNERRPVLACSIIIEKDGNILNTADFFLAWIISKEKLSYEDVSNWIEKKGLWTPSKRSIQKQILLLYKLCLSRIKWRTLNAVLFKDSLEYRFQFEEPGIIKNVVIEKRRIAHKIIEESMIIANVVGAKFLSRNLGFGIYNIHSGFDSSNAENAVSFLKNYNLKFNSKEIRTLKGFCNLRRVLNVLSNNYINNRIRRYQSFGDFSITPSPHFALGFSEYATWTSPIRKYSDIINHRLLKSIIKKESSIKPSEEFKFKISEQRRRNRIAERDISDWLYTLLLQKKEYQNRKFSAEIIDVSRSGIRAKIIENGANVFIPALFLHPIREELILNQEIGKVFINGNLHYKISDLIQITLFEIRLKTRSIIAKPDN, encoded by the coding sequence ATGTTCCAAAACAATCCATTACTTGAGCAATTAAAAAAAAAATTAAATCAAAAAACACCGCGGGTTGAAGGAATAGTAAAAAGTACTGAAAGAGGTTTTGGTTTTTTAGAAATTGATGCACAAAAAAGCTATTTTATCCCCCCTAAAAACATGAAAAAAGTTATGCATGGAGATAAAATATCAGCTTTATTAAAAATGGAAAAAGATCGTGAAATAGTTGACCCTGAAACATTAATTGAGCCCTTTTTAAAAAGATTTGTTGGAAAAATTGAAAAAAAAAATAATCAATTATTTATTTTGCCAGATTATCCTTTTTTAAAAGATTCAATTGTAATATTTTATCCCAAAAACAATTATATTAATTTGTTTGAAACTGGTGATTGGGTAGTAGCTAATTTAGTCAAACATAAACTTAATGGTCATTCTATATTTTGCGCTGAATTAATTGAAAAAATAGTAAAAAAAAACGATCCTTTAACACCATGGTGGGTAACTTTATCGCGTTATAATCTTGAAAAAAAAGCACCTTTAATTGAACAAAAAGATTTTTTGTTAAAAGATCAATTTAATAGAAAAGATTTAACACATCTTGATTTTATTACAATAGACAATTTCAATACAAAAGATATTGATGATGCTTTATTTATTAAAGAAACTAATAATGGACAATTTTTCTTAACTGTAGCTATTGCAGATCCAACTTCATATATAGAACTTGGAAGTAAATTAGATATTGCCGCTTATGAAAGAGGTTTTACAAATTATTTACCAGGTTTTAATATTCCTATGCTACCTAGGGAATTATCAGAGAATATATGTTCATTAATTCCAAATGAACGACGTCCAGTATTAGCTTGTTCTATAATAATTGAGAAGGATGGAAATATTTTAAATACAGCTGATTTTTTCTTAGCGTGGATTATATCTAAAGAAAAATTATCTTATGAAGATGTATCAAATTGGATTGAAAAAAAAGGATTATGGACACCATCAAAAAGATCTATTCAAAAACAAATTTTGCTTTTATATAAATTATGTTTATCACGGATAAAATGGCGAACATTAAATGCAGTATTATTTAAAGATAGTTTAGAATATAGATTTCAATTTGAAGAACCTGGAATAATAAAAAATGTGGTTATTGAAAAAAGACGAATTGCTCATAAAATAATTGAAGAATCAATGATTATTGCAAATGTTGTAGGTGCAAAGTTTTTATCTAGAAACCTTGGATTTGGAATATATAATATACATTCCGGCTTCGATTCTTCTAATGCGGAGAATGCAGTCTCATTTTTAAAAAACTATAATTTAAAATTTAATTCCAAAGAAATCAGGACATTAAAAGGATTTTGTAATTTAAGACGTGTTTTAAATGTTCTTTCAAATAATTATATTAATAATCGTATTCGCCGATATCAATCTTTTGGAGATTTTAGCATTACTCCTAGCCCACATTTTGCATTAGGATTTTCAGAGTATGCAACTTGGACATCTCCTATTCGAAAATATAGTGATATAATTAATCATCGTTTATTAAAATCAATTATTAAAAAAGAATCAAGTATTAAACCTAGTGAAGAATTTAAATTTAAAATTAGTGAGCAAAGACGTCGAAATAGAATAGCTGAAAGAGATATTTCAGATTGGCTTTACACATTACTTTTACAAAAAAAAGAATATCAAAACAGAAAATTTTCTGCCGAAATTATTGATGTGTCTAGAAGTGGAATTCGAGCTAAGATTATAGAAAATGGTGCAAACGTTTTTATTCCTGCATTGTTTTTGCATCCTATTAGAGAAGAACTAATCTTAAATCAAGAAATAGGCAAGGTATTTATTAATGGAAATTTACATTATAAAATTTCTGACTTAATTCAAATAACATTATTTGAAATTCGTCTAAAAACAAGAAGTATTATTGCCAAACCTGATAATTAA